A single Bacillus sp. OxB-1 DNA region contains:
- a CDS encoding ABC transporter ATP-binding protein translates to MVLNVNKISKNFGGIQALTDVSFAIKEGEVLGLIGPNGAGKTTMFNMITAMFPPSSGEISFKGDTLTGLKPHQITEKGICRTFQNIRLFADMTVHENVMVGNHCRLTTGVWRSVFRTKSQKQEEAAVNRKADEILEIVGLSEFKDSVAKNLSYGQQRRLEIGRALASDPQLILLDEPAAGMNEKETKDLFDLIKKIQSLNITVLLIEHDMPLVMKICDRIVVLNFGKKIAEGTPEEIRNNKEVIEAYLGVEEEDDIA, encoded by the coding sequence ATGGTTCTGAATGTGAACAAGATCAGCAAAAACTTTGGTGGGATCCAAGCATTGACAGATGTATCTTTTGCGATAAAAGAAGGCGAAGTGCTTGGCCTGATCGGTCCGAATGGTGCCGGAAAAACAACGATGTTCAATATGATTACTGCTATGTTTCCTCCCTCTTCGGGTGAGATTTCATTCAAAGGCGATACGTTAACTGGCTTGAAGCCGCATCAAATTACGGAAAAAGGGATTTGCCGTACATTCCAGAACATCCGTCTGTTCGCGGATATGACAGTCCATGAAAATGTCATGGTCGGCAACCATTGCCGGCTGACGACAGGCGTCTGGCGCAGCGTATTCCGCACGAAGTCGCAGAAGCAGGAAGAGGCTGCGGTCAATCGGAAGGCGGATGAGATATTGGAAATCGTTGGACTTTCGGAGTTCAAGGATTCCGTTGCCAAAAACCTTTCCTATGGTCAGCAACGGAGACTAGAAATTGGCCGGGCGCTTGCGAGCGATCCGCAACTGATTTTGCTGGATGAACCCGCTGCCGGGATGAATGAAAAAGAGACGAAAGATCTTTTTGACTTGATTAAAAAAATCCAGTCCTTGAATATCACCGTATTGCTCATAGAACATGATATGCCGCTCGTCATGAAAATCTGTGATCGGATCGTTGTGTTAAACTTCGGAAAGAAAATTGCGGAGGGCACTCCTGAAGAGATCCGAAACAATAAAGAAGTAATCGAAGCCTACCTTGGTGTCGAGGAGGAAGATGACATTGCTTAA
- a CDS encoding ABC transporter ATP-binding protein, translated as MTLLKLKNVNTYYDKIQALKGIDIEVEQGSIVTILGANGAGKTTTMNTIAGLLKAREGSIHYLGEDVTNHRPDQLLRKGLALVPEGRGILSTMTVMENLEMGAYHRNDNEVEADLKKVMERFPILEERKEQLGGTMSGGQQQMLTIARAIMARPKLLLLDEPSMGLAPLIVADIFNIIKEINEAGTTVLLVEQNARQALKIADYAYVLETGRVVASGKAQDLLQDDTIQKAYLGH; from the coding sequence ATGACATTGCTTAAGCTGAAAAACGTCAACACATACTACGACAAGATCCAAGCGCTGAAAGGCATCGATATTGAAGTCGAACAAGGCTCGATCGTCACCATCCTCGGGGCCAATGGTGCCGGGAAAACGACGACGATGAATACGATCGCCGGCCTCTTGAAAGCAAGAGAAGGATCGATTCATTATTTGGGTGAAGACGTCACTAACCATCGTCCGGACCAATTGTTGCGGAAAGGGCTGGCCCTCGTACCGGAAGGCCGCGGCATTCTTTCGACGATGACTGTCATGGAAAATTTGGAAATGGGCGCGTATCACCGGAATGATAATGAAGTGGAAGCTGACTTGAAGAAAGTGATGGAGCGATTTCCAATCCTTGAGGAACGAAAAGAGCAGCTCGGTGGAACGATGTCGGGCGGTCAACAGCAGATGCTCACCATCGCCCGGGCAATCATGGCCCGCCCGAAGCTACTCCTATTGGATGAACCTTCGATGGGGCTCGCACCATTGATTGTCGCTGATATTTTCAATATCATCAAAGAGATTAATGAAGCTGGTACGACCGTCCTGCTCGTAGAACAGAACGCACGGCAAGCTTTGAAGATCGCCGATTACGCATATGTCCTTGAAACAGGCCGCGTAGTTGCCAGCGGAAAAGCGCAAGACTTATTACAAGACGACACGATCCAAAAAGCGTATTTGGGTCATTGA
- a CDS encoding spore germination protein: MVFKEKNSEELNSSTLSSSQAVNPSQKEVLKTNLQQNIQILKDTLGKSSDIIIREIRFGKEGTIKAGIIYTDGLTDTHSLQNFILETLMLDINGVELQTKTSPEQNLISVLKDVAMTVGEIKEITNFDVLITSLLSGDTIVLIDGHAQGLLISNKQWVERGVTEPTAQTLIRGPREGFTENLRVNTALVRRKLKDPNLWMESKIIGTRTKTNIEMMYINGIANDKVVEEVRLRLDGIDIDGILESGYIEELIQDAPYSPFPTIFNTEPPDTVAAALLEGQIAILIDGTPFALVVPALFIQFFQSPEDYYQRADIASFIRLLRFFSFGIALLAPSLFVAITTFHQSMLPPALLISLSAQREGVPLPAFVEAMLMEITFEILREAGLRMPRSIGSAMSIVGAFVIGTAAVEAGIISAAMVIVVSLTAISSFVAPIYDMAISVRLLRFVFIILAATFGLFGITVGLIALILHLCSLRSFGVPYMSPLAPFEVSDQKDTLIRLPIWKMFTRPSLIGQQNRVRQQKPASAKPETPKK, from the coding sequence GTGGTTTTTAAAGAAAAAAATAGTGAAGAGTTAAATTCCTCTACCCTTTCATCGAGTCAGGCAGTGAATCCCAGTCAGAAAGAAGTCTTAAAAACTAATCTTCAACAAAACATACAAATACTAAAAGACACCTTAGGAAAGAGTTCGGATATTATCATCCGGGAAATTCGGTTTGGAAAAGAAGGCACCATTAAAGCCGGTATTATATATACGGATGGATTAACCGATACTCATTCACTACAAAACTTTATATTGGAAACGCTCATGCTGGATATCAATGGAGTTGAATTACAGACAAAAACTTCTCCTGAGCAAAATCTTATTAGTGTATTAAAAGACGTTGCCATGACAGTAGGAGAAATTAAAGAAATAACTAATTTTGACGTCCTTATTACCAGCCTTCTGTCGGGGGATACCATTGTTTTAATCGACGGACATGCACAAGGCTTACTCATTTCCAATAAGCAATGGGTCGAGCGCGGGGTAACCGAGCCAACTGCCCAGACGTTAATTAGAGGGCCGCGCGAAGGTTTCACCGAAAACTTACGTGTGAATACCGCATTAGTCCGCCGGAAACTTAAAGACCCAAACCTTTGGATGGAATCAAAAATAATCGGAACGCGCACGAAAACGAACATCGAAATGATGTATATCAACGGCATTGCAAATGACAAAGTAGTGGAAGAAGTCCGGTTACGTTTAGATGGAATAGACATTGACGGAATTCTTGAAAGTGGATACATCGAGGAATTAATTCAGGATGCACCTTATTCGCCATTTCCAACAATTTTTAATACAGAACCGCCAGATACAGTAGCTGCAGCACTATTGGAAGGACAAATAGCTATTTTGATAGATGGAACACCCTTTGCGCTAGTTGTACCTGCATTATTCATCCAATTTTTTCAGTCTCCCGAAGATTATTATCAGCGTGCAGATATTGCGAGTTTTATTCGACTGCTTCGTTTTTTTTCATTCGGGATTGCATTGCTTGCACCTTCATTGTTTGTTGCTATCACAACTTTTCACCAATCAATGCTGCCACCGGCCTTGCTCATCAGTCTGTCAGCCCAACGAGAAGGCGTCCCTTTGCCTGCATTCGTAGAAGCAATGCTTATGGAGATCACCTTTGAAATTTTGCGTGAAGCGGGCCTAAGAATGCCTCGATCCATCGGTTCAGCGATGTCTATTGTAGGAGCATTTGTAATAGGAACGGCTGCTGTTGAAGCAGGCATCATCTCTGCAGCGATGGTAATCGTCGTTTCACTGACCGCCATATCCAGTTTCGTTGCACCCATTTACGACATGGCAATTTCTGTGAGGTTATTGCGCTTTGTTTTTATTATACTAGCGGCCACATTTGGGTTATTCGGAATTACGGTTGGCTTAATTGCTCTCATTTTGCATTTATGTAGTTTGCGTTCTTTCGGCGTGCCGTATATGTCTCCGCTAGCCCCCTTTGAAGTTTCCGATCAAAAGGATACGCTTATTCGCTTACCCATATGGAAAATGTTCACCCGACCTAGCCTAATCGGTCAACAAAATAGGGTTAGGCAACAAAAACCAGCCTCTGCAAAACCAGAAACTCCAAAAAAGTAG
- a CDS encoding Ger(x)C family spore germination protein has translation MKKHIIVLLFPCLLLTGCWDSRELNEIAITLAIGVDKIEDEYQITVQVVVPSEVSMKTSSSGRSTVTLFQAEGETVYEAFRKMTKDSPRKIYAGHLQMLVLGEELATEGIADSLDLFARDWELRSDFYVAVAKGGTAAEILNITTTLETIPANKMFEALKTSEESWAETRGIKLHELIADITSEGKEAVLTGILAVGNQEIGVGKQNVETITPSARIQYDHMAVFEKDKLAGWLSEQESIGYNAITDSIKTTVRPIACPEKGSLTLEITDFSSVIKGKVLNGTPKVDVNIKAEGNIGEVECQINLKELKTIHELEKIYENEMKEIVNETINTMKNQYKVDIFGFGEAIQRSNPKEWEKIKRQWDSEFPDLEVNVEVDMKIQRTGTMKNSLLEKIKE, from the coding sequence ATGAAAAAGCACATAATTGTTCTCCTGTTTCCCTGTCTCTTACTAACGGGGTGTTGGGACAGCAGAGAATTAAATGAGATTGCCATTACGTTGGCAATAGGAGTCGATAAAATAGAAGATGAATACCAGATAACTGTTCAAGTAGTCGTTCCATCGGAAGTTTCCATGAAAACATCCAGTTCGGGGCGTTCAACGGTTACCCTCTTTCAGGCAGAAGGGGAAACAGTGTATGAAGCGTTTCGGAAAATGACCAAGGATTCGCCTAGAAAGATCTATGCCGGACACCTTCAAATGCTCGTGCTTGGTGAAGAGCTGGCAACAGAGGGAATTGCCGATTCATTAGATTTATTTGCAAGGGATTGGGAATTGAGATCGGACTTTTACGTTGCTGTTGCTAAAGGTGGGACTGCAGCGGAGATATTGAATATCACCACTACTTTAGAAACGATACCCGCAAACAAAATGTTTGAAGCGCTTAAAACGTCTGAAGAGAGTTGGGCAGAAACCCGGGGCATTAAATTACATGAATTAATAGCAGATATTACAAGTGAAGGAAAAGAAGCTGTGTTAACAGGAATTTTAGCAGTAGGAAACCAAGAAATAGGAGTGGGCAAACAGAATGTGGAAACGATTACTCCTTCAGCCCGCATTCAGTATGACCATATGGCCGTATTTGAAAAAGACAAACTTGCAGGATGGTTAAGTGAACAAGAAAGTATAGGGTATAACGCTATCACCGACTCAATAAAAACAACAGTAAGGCCTATAGCTTGCCCCGAGAAGGGGAGTCTAACTTTAGAAATAACTGACTTCAGCTCCGTTATCAAAGGTAAAGTACTAAATGGAACCCCTAAAGTGGATGTCAATATTAAAGCAGAAGGAAATATAGGGGAAGTGGAATGTCAAATTAATCTTAAAGAACTTAAAACAATTCATGAATTGGAGAAAATTTACGAAAACGAAATGAAAGAGATTGTGAATGAAACCATCAATACGATGAAAAATCAATACAAAGTAGACATATTTGGATTTGGCGAGGCCATTCAGCGATCTAATCCGAAAGAATGGGAGAAGATAAAAAGACAGTGGGATTCTGAATTTCCAGACCTGGAAGTGAATGTTGAAGTCGACATGAAAATTCAGCGTACAGGCACAATGAAAAATTCTTTGTTAGAAAAGATTAAAGAGTAA
- a CDS encoding GerAB/ArcD/ProY family transporter produces MMQDVKISPYQFMVLVTFFSIGTSILVIPSLLAAEAKQDAWIVAIIATGIGLVLIWLFCTIAQWFPHLTFVQLNEKILGKWVGKATSLLFIFMSILFTSVLLYYSGIFLNTLLMPNTPTAALNILMAIIIVMGVRLGIETIARSAEILILAFFVLFLLLILFISPDVQFKNVQPILEARVPTIIQSSLYYIEVTSANMIVLLMIFPAVINNIKQAKKSFFIGYLIGGIVIIIITFLCISVLGADNTAAQLYASFELAKRISVGDFIQRIEAFMAALWIIALYFKATLYFYTSVIGIAQVFNMKDYRPITIPLGVFVTVLSLIIFPNVVYQQNWSATTSLFISFSIGLILPLLLIVVYAIRKKQLNMAPENY; encoded by the coding sequence ATGATGCAAGATGTTAAAATAAGTCCGTACCAATTCATGGTATTAGTGACTTTTTTTTCAATTGGCACGAGTATCCTAGTTATCCCATCATTATTGGCTGCTGAGGCGAAGCAAGATGCTTGGATTGTCGCAATAATCGCTACGGGAATCGGATTAGTGTTGATATGGTTATTTTGCACAATAGCACAATGGTTCCCTCATCTTACCTTTGTCCAATTGAATGAAAAGATCTTAGGGAAATGGGTAGGCAAAGCCACATCCCTCCTATTTATATTCATGTCTATACTTTTTACTTCGGTTCTTTTGTATTATTCCGGGATATTCCTCAATACACTTTTGATGCCAAATACCCCAACTGCAGCTCTTAATATCCTAATGGCGATCATTATCGTGATGGGAGTCCGTCTGGGAATAGAGACAATTGCTCGTTCTGCAGAAATATTAATTCTTGCCTTCTTCGTTCTTTTTCTCTTATTAATACTGTTTATTTCACCTGACGTCCAATTTAAGAATGTACAACCTATCTTAGAGGCGAGAGTACCTACAATCATTCAATCGTCCTTATACTATATTGAAGTAACTTCAGCGAATATGATTGTTTTATTAATGATTTTTCCCGCTGTTATAAACAATATTAAGCAAGCAAAAAAATCATTTTTCATCGGATATCTAATAGGCGGAATCGTCATTATAATCATTACATTTTTGTGTATTTCAGTATTAGGGGCTGATAATACTGCAGCGCAGCTTTATGCGAGCTTTGAGTTGGCAAAAAGAATAAGTGTCGGAGACTTTATACAGCGCATTGAGGCATTCATGGCAGCCTTATGGATAATCGCCCTCTATTTTAAGGCAACCCTTTATTTTTATACTTCTGTCATAGGTATTGCACAAGTTTTTAATATGAAAGATTATCGCCCTATAACAATACCATTGGGAGTATTTGTCACAGTCTTGTCCCTCATCATCTTTCCCAATGTCGTCTACCAACAAAATTGGAGTGC